A window from Spirochaetota bacterium encodes these proteins:
- a CDS encoding LON peptidase substrate-binding domain-containing protein has protein sequence MRIYYSYNKVLFPHCGISLPVKTKWLANRFKPGDTVIVYPVKRLKDYVHLTNLGVLAEVLKVELSNKLYLLSLKGLNRVRVDKRHGLWTCSYTILDEKVQVNTEITERLRKKAQELIFLINVNESDKLIHLLNFISDGVQLSDFIANYFILDYNERVALLNNTDVTSRINTILQLLTVLIDTIQHKRRSEG, from the coding sequence TTGCGCATTTACTATTCCTACAATAAAGTGTTGTTTCCTCATTGTGGCATTTCATTGCCGGTGAAAACTAAATGGCTTGCTAATAGGTTCAAGCCCGGCGATACAGTGATAGTGTATCCGGTAAAGCGGTTGAAAGATTATGTGCATTTAACCAATTTGGGAGTGCTTGCAGAGGTTTTAAAAGTTGAACTTTCCAACAAACTATATTTACTATCCTTAAAAGGGCTTAACCGTGTACGGGTTGATAAACGGCATGGGTTGTGGACATGCAGTTATACTATTTTAGATGAAAAAGTACAGGTAAATACGGAAATAACCGAAAGGTTGCGCAAAAAAGCCCAGGAATTGATTTTTTTAATCAATGTCAATGAATCAGATAAGCTTATACATCTTTTAAATTTCATCTCAGATGGGGTACAGCTTTCAGATTTTATTGCCAATTATTTTATACTGGATTATAATGAACGGGTAGCATTGCTCAATAATACAGATGTTACATCGCGAATCAATACAATATTACAGTTGCTTACTGTGCTTATTGATACTATACAGCATAAACGGAGAAGTGAGGGATAA